The Camelina sativa cultivar DH55 chromosome 14, Cs, whole genome shotgun sequence genome includes a window with the following:
- the LOC104738611 gene encoding (+)-neomenthol dehydrogenase-like, which produces MADTRVAVVTGSNKGIGLEICRQLAKNGITVILTARDEKKGLAAVEKLMTEKNVFSDQSISFHLLDVSIPDTIASLALFLKTRFRKLDILVNNAGVGGANVNVHVLKAQIAEAGAPTDISKIMSDTYDIVEECVTTNYYGVKRMCEAMIPLLQSSASPRIVTIASTMGKLENVSNEWAKGVLSDAENLTEEKIDEVMDEYLKDYRQGSLQDKGWPTVMSGYILSKAAVMALTQVLAKRNKSMIINSVCPGFVKTDINFNTGILSVEEGAASPVKLALVPNGDPSGLFYDRANVSNF; this is translated from the exons ATGGCGGACACAAG AGTTGCAGTTGTTACTGGTTCGAACAAAGGGATAGGGTTAGAGATTTGCAGGCAACTAGCTAAAAATGGGATAACTGTGATTCTCACTGCGAGAGATGAGAAAAAGGGTCTTGCTGCTGTCGAAAAGCTCATGACAGAGAAGAATGTTTTTTCTGATCAATCCATCTCCTTTCACCTACTTGATGTCTCCATTCCAGACACCATCGCTTCTCTTGCTCTTTTTCTGAAGACCCGCTTCCGCAAACTCGATATTCTG GTTAATAATGCCGGAGTTGGAGGCGCCAATGTTAATGTCCATGTTCTCAAAGCTCAGATTGCTGAG GCTGGTGCACCTACTGATATTTCCAAGATAATGAGCGATACATATGATATAGTCGAGGAGTGTGTTACAACAAACTACTACGGCGTCAAACGAATGTGTGAGGCTATGATTCCTCTGCTTCAGTCTTCTGCTTCCCCAAGAATCGTCACCATCGCTTCTACCATGGGAAAGTTAGAG AATGTGTCAAATGAGTGGGCAAAAGGAGTGCTGAGTGATGCTGAGAATCTAACAGAAGAGAAAATAGATGAAGTGATGGATGAGTATCTCAAGGATTACAGACAAGGCTCATTACAAGACAAAGGTTGGCCAACAGTAATGTCTGGGTACATACTATCAAAAGCAGCAGTGATGGCATTGACACAAGTGTTGGCTAAgcgaaacaaatcaatgatcatCAACAGTGTTTGTCCTGGTTTCGTAAAGACAGATATCAATTTCAACACTGGGATTTTAAGCGTTGAGGAAGGTGCAGCGAGTCCAGTGAAACTGGCTTTGGTCCCTAATGGAGACCCATCTGGTCTCTTCTATGATCGGGCCAATGTCTCCAACTTTTGA